Genomic window (Thermocrinis jamiesonii):
CCTCATAACCTCTTAGCCTGAAGATGGCTACCACAAGACCAAGACCAACTGCCACCTCTGCCGCTGCCACAGTTAGCACGAAAAGGGCAAATATCTGCCCTTCCACTCCACCCACTATTCTATCCATACTAACAAAACCTAAATTAACCCCGTTTAACATAAGCTCTGTGCTTACCAAAAGAGTTATAAGATTTTTTCTTATGATAACACCAAAAAGACCCGAAAGGAACAAAAAAACGCTTATAAGAATATAAGCTAATTCTATTGTCACTCCTCTTTCCTCCCGAGGATGATGGCTCCGATCATTGCGGTTAAAAGTATAACAGAAGCCACCTCGAAAGGAAAGAGATAGGTGGTAAATAGACTTTTACCGACGCTAACTATGTTATTCTCGGTGGGCACCTTTTGAGAGATGTAAAAATTGCCCTTTAAGATCATATAGGAGATCGCTCCAAAGGACACCAATAGAAAAGGTATAGCAATCAGAGCTTCCCTCTTGTAAATACCTTCAAATTTCTTGACTTTCTCCCAAGGTATGGTGGTAATAACAAGCACGTAAAAAACTATTATGGCAACCGCATAGATTATGAGTTGAAGCCCTGCCAAAAGCTCTGCACCCAGATGCAAAAACATGCCCGCAATAGCCAGGATTACAGAAAGAAAGGCAAGGATAACATGAACTGGATTTTTGAGAAAAAGCGTCCCAAAAACAGAAGCCAAAAGCCAAACCGCTAAAAAGCCAAATATTAGCCACTCCACTCTATCTTCCCCCAAAGGCGTTCTCTGTGCTCATCGTCTATCCATATTCTGTCCGGTTCTTCTCCTCTTCTTCTTTTCCAGTCTATAGCATTTTCTTCAAGTTTGTCCATCTTTAGAACTGCATTTCTCCTTGAATAGCCTGCAAGCTCATAAAGGTCCGTCATAGTAAGACAACCTACTGGACAGGCATCTACGCATAAACCACAGAAAAGACAATTGAGTAAATTCATGTCAAACCTAACCACTTTTTTGGAACCATCTGGCATTTGGACCGCCTCTATTCTAAAGAGCGTAGGCATTGGGCATGCGGTTTGACACATATAACAGGCTACACATCTGCTTTTACCTTTTTCGTAACTCATAAACTTTTCTATAGCCCTTAGTGAGTCTGGTTCTGTTCCATCCCAGACAAAGTGTCCGTGAGCTCCTCTGTATCGTTTTGGGGGAGTTAGCTTTTCTAAGGGATAATTAGTTGTTATGGGTTTTCTAAATAGATTTTTCAGCGTTACCGAAAGACCTTTTAAAAAATCTACAAAAAGCACAGTTTCCAATAGGTTCAAAAAAGCCTTCCTATCTACCTTTTTTATAGCCATGGCAGAACTATTTTAAACCAACTACAACTTTTGGCAAAATTTTATGATAAATATCATTTAAACAAAATCGGTCTAAAAATCTTTTTAGAATATTAGCTATGCAGTTGAAAGACTATTACAAGATCCTTGGAGTGGAAAGGAAAGCAACAAAGGAAGAGATTAAAAAAGCCTACA
Coding sequences:
- the nuoK gene encoding NADH-quinone oxidoreductase subunit NuoK produces the protein MTIELAYILISVFLFLSGLFGVIIRKNLITLLVSTELMLNGVNLGFVSMDRIVGGVEGQIFALFVLTVAAAEVAVGLGLVVAIFRLRGYEGSSEITQLRD
- a CDS encoding NADH-quinone oxidoreductase subunit J family protein; its protein translation is MEWLIFGFLAVWLLASVFGTLFLKNPVHVILAFLSVILAIAGMFLHLGAELLAGLQLIIYAVAIIVFYVLVITTIPWEKVKKFEGIYKREALIAIPFLLVSFGAISYMILKGNFYISQKVPTENNIVSVGKSLFTTYLFPFEVASVILLTAMIGAIILGRKEE
- a CDS encoding NuoI/complex I 23 kDa subunit family protein codes for the protein MAIKKVDRKAFLNLLETVLFVDFLKGLSVTLKNLFRKPITTNYPLEKLTPPKRYRGAHGHFVWDGTEPDSLRAIEKFMSYEKGKSRCVACYMCQTACPMPTLFRIEAVQMPDGSKKVVRFDMNLLNCLFCGLCVDACPVGCLTMTDLYELAGYSRRNAVLKMDKLEENAIDWKRRRGEEPDRIWIDDEHRERLWGKIEWSG